CACAAACAGCATCTAGTATAACACTTGGCAAGCTGGAGTCTTCTGCTATTATAGCAGCATGACAGCAGGAACACAATGAAGCCAGTGCATCCAGAATAGAATCTTTTCCCTGTTGAAAAATATAAGGAAACAAAATGAATGTAGCAAGAATCGATAAAGATTCAAAAAAATGTATAAGCAGGTCACCCAGTTATCATTCCATGAACAAATGAAGGATAGCGTGAGATACCTCCCAGAATCGACCTGGCAATTCTTTCAAAAGTGATTCGAGAATATTATGGTGGTGAGCCGAAAGGGATTCTCCAAGAACATCACATAGCTTCTTTGTAGCCTTGGCTGACTGCAAGGATAAGGCTGTACAATAAGCATATTACAAGCTACAGGACTGTTAACTGTTACTAATCTGATATGCATATGGAcaggaaattatgaaacttcAAGAACATCACATAGCTTCTTTGTAGCCTTGGCTGACTGCAAGGATAAGGCTGTACAATAAGCATATTACAAGCTACAGGACCGTTAACTGATACTAATCTGATATGCATATGGACAGGAAATTATGGAACAGAGACTGTACCTTTCTTTTACCAGCCCACGCTGACGATGACATGCAGTTACACAAAAGAGATACAATTTCTGGTAAATACAGTGTTAGGGTTACTCTTTCACTACTAGGAATATCCTCCCAAAGTTCTTCATATAAGGCACTGGTGTCTTTGTCATCATCAAATCTGAAAATAAGTTCTGTTAATACACACGGAAGGGCTTCCATATTTATACGATAATGAACTAAAAGCATTATAAATATCTGAAATATTAAtgtcaaaattaaagaaaaatgtAAGGTTAATAAATGTGTCATTCACATACCTTGACACAAAAATTACAGGGACAACCACTGCATTATATCCACCAAGAATATCTGCTGCATTGCTCAAGTAGGCTTTAATAAGAATTGCACCAGATAACTGATCATTTTTCCCACCAGAATGCAGAGAGGTAGTGTCTTCAATAAGCTTTTGAGCCTGGGAGGGGCTAGCATATTTCAAAACAGTAGCACAAGAGGACGCAAAGGCCCTTTTTGCTGCTGAACTCCTTTCCTCCAGAGCAGCAGTATACAGTAACTTCAATAACAATGTTGAGTATGGTTTGATGTCAATCATGACCTTCTGTACCAACAAGGTGATGAAGCTAGCAACACCAACTCTGAAATCAGACAGAAAATGAACGAAACCATATGATTGACCTAGTGAGAAATGCAGCATTTGATGCTATCATGAATAAGATTTATGGTACAAGCAATCCTAACCTTGTATTTAAACCAACAGCTGATCTAACCATTTGGGCCAGGCGAGGAACCAATATATCAAGTGAATTCGTGTCAACAACTTTTATACATATATCAAGGGTTTCCCACATTGGAGAATCTTTAGCCACAGCTATACGCAAGCTTTCAAGCTTATCTGTTTTGATGCCAGCATTTCCTGCATGCATCTTGATCCAAATATAGGAGTGAGTAAATTATTGCATCTGTGAGATATACACatgaacatcatcaccaccagtCCTTAtaaaagggaaagaaaattaGCATACCTCGACGTAATTCAATCTTTGATCCTCCAGACTTGACAAACATTCAAGCATACAACAAACAAGTTCTGCCAGATGAGGCCGAAGGGCAGGACCAGCACCCTAAAGACATTAGAAAGTCATAAGCTAAGGATATCCCTTTAGCATATTAAATTGGTGATGGTAGCTACATAAGCATAGGATATTAACATATGAAATGAATAGAGAAAAAGTGCTATGATCTTTTGTTCACCAAGTATGTGAAGTTAAAACACAGATGTTGAGAAAACTACCAGAAAATTTAGTGACACACTAAATCTATTTCACAACATAACTCATTATGTATCTATTTCTGCCTCTTTCTTCCTCTCCTTTGTTTATTGTATTGTGGTTAGCGCTCCAGGACACTTCTGTATATATATAATTAAAATACCGTAGGGATTCTCCTACTGTATTTCattcaaatatatatataacttatTAGGGCAAATATGCAGCTCAACTTGCTAAGTTTTACCATCAATATACCTTAGCAAGCTTCATCACCAAACTAATTGAGGCTTTTTGAATACTTGAAACTTTACTGAGTATGCCTTCAGAAAGCAAGTATGGCAGCGCAATGTTCATTGTCTCATTTGCATCAGAAGTAGAAGTTAGTGACACATCACAAAGCCTAATTGTCAATGAGCTCACGGCCCGGCACAAACTGTCACCAGCATTCCGCACAGTTTCCTTTATGTCATCCATTGCACGAAAGGCGGTTGTCCATATTTTTCTCAAATGCTTTGAAACCTTAAGAACAGTAAAGAAAAAGGTGAGTTATAATTTGTTCAGAAAGGAACTTTAAAGCCAGATTCATACAAACACTTTAATTAGGTTGTGTCAAACGAAATATTGAACTAACCAAAATTTCCATAACATCACGGATAAATGATAGCTTACCTGACTATATCTTCGACCTTGGATGATGTCTGCAAGTGCAAGACAGGATGCTTCACGGGAGCGCCAAAGCCTTGATCCAGATTGAACCAACAAATCCTCTACTATGACATCATAATGTTCATCTATTGCCTTTTTTGGATCTGAGACAATTAACTTCCAGATGTGTGCCATTGAATCCTAAAAAGTGCAACCGTAACTATCAGCTCAGAGGAAATGTTGTTCAAGAAAAAGCTCAGAGCCTCAGAGGAAATGCCCTATGAACTTATTAAGAAATATGTTATGGCATAATAAGATAATATATTAAAATAGTATTTATGGATATCAATGACAGCCAGAAGACTGTGTGAGAACTTAGTAGATTCTGTAAATAGTTAGTTTTTAAAAGAAAGTTAGCGGTAATTGGTTATATGTAGTTTCTTATATGAGATTACTTGGTTATATGCAGTTTCACAGAAGTATGTCACTCAACCAAGTAATTTAATTTCAGTTGAACAGATAAAGAAATAAGAAACATAGAAGATAACACATATGGTGATGGGAGTGCACACTTTGATACCTGGATGTTCTTGTCAGGATCGTATTGGTAACGGACAAGCCTAGGAATTAAGGCATTCAGATAAGGTTGAAGTGCCTCGCCAGCttgtttggctatcttggaaaatccaAAAGCAGCGCCCCTCTTGGAATTGAGAGCAGCCTGATAATTAGCTAGATCCATGAACTTGTATATGAGGTCAGGTTGCCCCATCTCATTGGCAAGGCTACACAGCTCCTTGTAGGTGCTAAGTTTCCCTCCAGTAGGATTATTGCCAATTGCGCCTTCTTGAAAGACCTCAGAGTCCTCCATCAACTAAAGCGAGTACAATAAAACATAAATACCTTGGAATCAAAACATAATCACCTAGGGATAAAACATACATCGAGAAAATCATGCACCTTAATAGCTTTTTTCTTTTTGGCGGCGCCAGTCAGTGTGTTCACAAGAGCATGAACAAGCTGCTCTTTCATAGATGCATCACCAAGCTCATACAAAATGCTCATGCCTTGGGATGCCAAATCTTGTGTAAGCTCATTTGGATCACCAAGGAGATGTGAAAGAGCTTCCTGTGAAAGAAATTGCATCTACATTGGTCAACAAGGTGGAAGAACTCTGGTGGGAAGAAAGCGATCAAATGTAAGAGTATTATCACCCCTAAGCAAGAACTGTGCTAGCTGAAGAGAAGAGATACATTTCAACAGTATATGCATAAACAGTTCAGCTCACTTCAAACAAAAGATAATTTATTTTTTTGGCACCACACTACAGGGCAATTTTTATATTCAGGCACAGAGTGACATGTAAAACATAGTACGAACTTCCAATTAAATCAAAAGCTAGTGTAGGTTTTAAGTGGGCTGGCAGGTACATGCCCAATGTACTTACTAAAGTTAGCTTCCATGTCTACGACACTGTAGATTACTATCACTAACATATCATACAGGTCAATTGGTATGATATGGCGAACTACAGATTATGCATTGTGTTAGTTTAGATAAAAGTAAAAAATGTATAAGGAGCTTTGTAATAATCTATGTATCTTAATCTGATTGGCAGACCTGGATTTGCGGAAGTAGTTCTAGGATCTTTGGATGTCGACCGCAGTACATTGTTAGAGAGACCAACCAGACAGTACCAGCACAGCGTTCTTCTTTTCTACTACTAAAAATTAGTGTCTCAAACAACTTTTTGATAATTTCTTCTCGAGCCATTGCGTGTGCTTCTTCACAATCACTTCTTTCATAGGAGTTACTCGAGACTAGAGGCGCATCACTAGTAAGGTAGTTTGTTGCCTGGGAAAGGGAAACAAAGTTTGTCTCCAGTATCACATCTGCTGTCACAGGAACTTCTCCCCATATGAAAGATAGAGCCTCCCCGGCAGCAAAAAGCACATCTTCTACCTGAACAAGCATAATTTTAATATATTTCAAAGAATAGTATTATGTTAGCTGCAAAGTTCTATGTTTCATGACACAACCTTAGAACGCGAAAGACTGAAAATCAAGTCCAATGCATTATTAAGGTGCGGAAAGGACATCTCATTCCAAGATATGTGCCCCAATGATACCAGAATTTTCTGTATAGCCTTAGTATCATTTTCAGAAAGCAG
Above is a genomic segment from Panicum hallii strain FIL2 chromosome 8, PHallii_v3.1, whole genome shotgun sequence containing:
- the LOC112902370 gene encoding proteasome adapter and scaffold protein ECM29-like isoform X3 gives rise to the protein MYLWLHLWKRNYFKAEAVGNGVHCVGFQTLTDQLKLIGPVILSGILRSLDGSSTTETDSTARDTKIFAYQAIGLLASRMPNLFSDKTNMAIRLFTALRLEDQSLRLTIQEAATSLAAAYKGASMIVLKNLEVLLLENCEVEQSEVRFSAIRWATTLYDTQHCPSRYICMIGASDVKLDIREMALAGLNLLNDLRQSSAGSVDFKYPDVTEMLNYICHQRPQLLCSDDQRNGKLLFPSKTFLSMIKFLMKCFESSDSPNLVKEDPSHSPVAKMCIILENAMSYEGSSELHALALKSLVDLSSREPELVSLRYADRIQWLRGLLAHVDSDAREAAARLLGIASSALSSSAALTLLSEFTSTLNQNRPTRFENYHGVLCAIGYLTAGCLKQSYIPEEMVKNAVDILVKVVDSEGSALASVAMASLGHIGLRCTLPSINQNSSTGALLTILHEKLTKLLSENDTKAIQKILVSLGHISWNEMSFPHLNNALDLIFSLSRSKVEDVLFAAGEALSFIWGEVPVTADVILETNFVSLSQATNYLTSDAPLVSSNSYERSDCEEAHAMAREEIIKKLFETLIFSSRKEERCAGTVWLVSLTMYCGRHPKILELLPQIQEALSHLLGDPNELTQDLASQGMSILYELGDASMKEQLVHALVNTLTGAAKKKKAIKLMEDSEVFQEGAIGNNPTGGKLSTYKELCSLANEMGQPDLIYKFMDLANYQAALNSKRGAAFGFSKIAKQAGEALQPYLNALIPRLVRYQYDPDKNIQDSMAHIWKLIVSDPKKAIDEHYDVIVEDLLVQSGSRLWRSREASCLALADIIQGRRYSQVSKHLRKIWTTAFRAMDDIKETVRNAGDSLCRAVSSLTIRLCDVSLTSTSDANETMNIALPYLLSEGILSKVSSIQKASISLVMKLAKGAGPALRPHLAELVCCMLECLSSLEDQRLNYVEMHAGNAGIKTDKLESLRIAVAKDSPMWETLDICIKVVDTNSLDILVPRLAQMVRSAVGLNTRVGVASFITLLVQKVMIDIKPYSTLLLKLLYTAALEERSSAAKRAFASSCATVLKYASPSQAQKLIEDTTSLHSGGKNDQLSGAILIKAYLSNAADILGGYNAVVVPVIFVSRFDDDKDTSALYEELWEDIPSSERVTLTLYLPEIVSLLCNCMSSSAWAGKRKSAKATKKLCDVLGESLSAHHHNILESLLKELPGRFWEGKDSILDALASLCSCCHAAIIAEDSSLPSVILDAVCAACNKKTKLYREAAFLCLQKVITAFRDPGCFNSVFPMLYKVCNQSVTCKAKGSSSTTSSAGAEQDESEGASVSLDKVLNCAMACISVAFPHDIISQKENVLEVILNSLSPEESWQVKLSSFSCVKELCRKFQSSDDSDTWPQDTASLVQELFHLVSAKVVDSIRLIKIAQVHTAASECLLELSKLYRDFPLTDRTEAKFEDELVELCESEKSEQAKALLKECLGIVKTLPGVTMTTD